The following proteins are encoded in a genomic region of Nomascus leucogenys isolate Asia chromosome 17, Asia_NLE_v1, whole genome shotgun sequence:
- the ADAT3 gene encoding probable inactive tRNA-specific adenosine deaminase-like protein 3: MEPAPGLVEQPKCLEAGSPEPEPAPWQALPVLSEKQSGDVELVLAYAAPVLDKRQTSRLLKEVSALHPLPAQPHLKRVRPSRDAGSPHALELLLCLAGPASGPRSLAELLPRPAVDPRGLGQPFLVPVPARPPLTRGQFEEARAHWPTSFHEDKQVTSALAGRLFSTQERAAMQSHMERAVWAARRAAARGLRAVGAVVVDPASDRVLATGHDCSSADNPLLHAVMVCVDLVAHGQGRGTYDFRPFPACSFAPAAALQAVRAGAVRKLDAEEDGLPYVCTGYDLYVTREPCAMCAMGLVHSRILRVFYGASSPDGALGTRFRIHARPDLNHRFQVFRGVLEEQCRWLDPDT; the protein is encoded by the coding sequence ATGGAGCCCGCCCCGGGCCTCGTGGAGCAGCCCAAGTGCTTGGAGGCCGGGAGCCCGGAGCCTGAGCCGGCGCCGTGGCAGGCCCTCCCTGTCCTGTCCGAGAAGCAGTCAGGGGACGTGGAGCTGGTGCTGGCCTACGCCGCGCCCGTCCTGGACAAGCGCCAGACCTCACGCCTCCTGAAGGAGGTGTCGGCCCTGCACCCGCTCCCCGCCCAGCCTCACCTCAAGCGGGTGCGGCCCAGCCGAGATGCCGGCAGCCCCCACGCCCTGGAGCTGCTGCTTTGCCTGGCTGGGCCCGCCTCGGGCCCGCGCTCGCTGGCTGAGCTCCTGCCACGGCCGGCTGTGGACCCCCGCGGCCTGGGGCAGCCCTTCCTGGTGCCTGTGCCCGCTCGGCCGCCTCTGACCAGGGGCCAGTTCGAGGAGGCTCGGGCCCACTGGCCCACGTCCTTCCACGAGGACAAGCAGGTGACCAGCGCCCTGGCGGGGCGGCTCTTCTCCACGCAGGAGCGTGCCGCCATGCAGAGCCACATGGAGCGGGCGGTGTGGGCGGCCCGGCGGGCGGCGGCGCGGGGCTTGCGGGCCGTGGGCGCCGTGGTGGTGGACCCGGCCTCGGACCGCGTGCTGGCCACCGGCCACGACTGCAGCAGCGCGGACAACCCCCTCCTGCACGCCGTCATGGTGTGCGTGGACCTTGTGGCGCACGGCCAGGGCCGCGGCACCTACGACTTCAGACCCTTCCCCGCCTGCTCCTTCGCCCCGGCCGCTGCCCTCCAGGCCGTCCGCGCAGGCGCCGTGCGTAAACTGGACGCAGAAGAGGACGGCCTCCCATACGTGTGCACCGGCTATGACCTGTACGTGACCCGGGAGCCCTGCGCCATGTGCGCCATGGGCCTGGTGCACTCACGCATCCTGCGTGTCTTCTACGGCGCGTCCTCGCCCGACGGCGCCCTGGGCACCCGCTTCCGCATCCACGCACGGCCCGACCTCAACCACCGCTTCCAGGTGTTCCGCGGGGTGCTGGAGGAGCAGTGCCGCTGGCTGGACCCTGACACGTAG
- the SCAMP4 gene encoding secretory carrier-associated membrane protein 4: protein MSEKENNFPPLPKFIPLKPCFYQNFSDEIPVEHQVLVKRIYRLWMFYCATLGVNLIACLAWWIGGGSGTNFGLAFVWLLLFTPCGYVCWFRPAYKAFRADSSFNFMAFFFIFGAQFVLTVIQAIGFSGWGACGWLSAIGFFQYSPGAAVVMLLPAIMFSVSAAMMAIVIMKVHRIYRGAGGSFQKAQTEWNTGTWRNPPSREAQYNNFSGNSLPEYPTVPSYPGSGQWP, encoded by the exons ATGTCAG AAAAGGAGAACAACTTCCCTCCGCTGCCCAAGTTCATCCCTCTGAAGCCCTGCTTCTACCAGAACTTCTCTGACGAGATCCCGGTAGAGCACCAGGTCCTGGTGAAGAGAATCTACCGGCTGTGGATGT TTTATTGCGCCACCCTCGGCGTCAACCTCATTGCCTGCCTGGCCTGGTGGATCGGCGGTGGCTCGGGGACCAACTTTGGCCTGGCCTTCGTGTGGCTGCTCCTGTTCACGCCTTGCGGCTACGTGTGCTGGTTCCGGCCTGCCTACAAGGCCTTCCG AGCCGACAGCTCCTTTAATTTCATGGCGTTTTTCTTCATCTTCGGGGCCCAGTTTGTCCTGACCGTCATCCAGGCAATCGGCTTCTCCGGCTGGGGCGCGTG CGGCTGGCTGTCGGCAATCGGGTTCTTCCAGTACAGCCCGGGCGCTGCCGTGGTCATGCTGCTTCCGGCCATCATGTTCTCTGTGTCGGCTGCCATGATGGCCATCGTGATCATGAAG GTGCACAGGATCTACCGAGGGGCCGGCGGAAGCTTCCAGAAGGCACAGACGGAGTGGAACACGGGCACTTGGCGGAACCCACCGTCGAGGGAGGCCCAGTACAACAACTTCTCAGGCAACAGCCTGCCCGAGTaccccactgtgcccagctacccGGGCAGTGGCCAGTGGCCTTAG